A stretch of the Clostridiales bacterium genome encodes the following:
- the rhaD gene encoding rhamnulose-1-phosphate aldolase: MKDVMTAPFMVEMIRTATNMYDHGWDERNGGNISLMLEEKEVKEYLDPAQVLRTIPTGFEAPALEGKYFLVTGTGKYFKNVQYAPEVNLGIVRLRDNGQNADLLWGFTDGGKFTSEFPAHMMSHAARLAVDPDNRVVMHCHPANLLAMTYVHTLDEKEFTRTLWQMCTECIVVFPEGVNVLPWMLCGTNEIGEATAEKMKTARLVVWSQHGIYGAGKDLDETFGLIETAEKAAEIYMKIAHLPRVNTITDEQMHQLEKRFGIKAREGYLD; encoded by the coding sequence ATGAAAGACGTAATGACGGCTCCCTTTATGGTGGAAATGATCCGCACGGCGACCAACATGTATGACCATGGCTGGGATGAGCGCAACGGCGGGAATATCTCCCTGATGCTGGAAGAAAAAGAAGTGAAGGAATACCTGGACCCGGCCCAGGTGCTGCGGACAATCCCGACGGGCTTTGAGGCGCCGGCGCTGGAAGGGAAGTATTTCCTGGTGACCGGTACGGGCAAGTATTTCAAGAACGTGCAGTACGCGCCGGAGGTCAACCTGGGCATCGTGCGCCTGCGGGACAACGGGCAGAACGCGGACCTGCTGTGGGGATTCACCGACGGCGGGAAGTTCACCAGCGAATTCCCGGCCCACATGATGAGCCATGCCGCACGGCTGGCGGTGGACCCGGACAACCGCGTGGTGATGCACTGCCATCCCGCGAACCTGCTGGCGATGACGTATGTGCACACGCTGGACGAAAAGGAATTCACCCGCACGCTGTGGCAGATGTGCACGGAATGCATCGTGGTGTTCCCGGAGGGCGTGAACGTGCTGCCCTGGATGCTGTGCGGCACCAATGAAATCGGCGAGGCGACCGCCGAAAAGATGAAGACGGCGCGCCTGGTGGTGTGGAGCCAGCACGGGATCTACGGCGCCGGCAAGGACCTGGACGAGACCTTCGGCCTGATTGAAACCGCCGAGAAGGCTGCGGAGATCTATATGAAGATCGCGCACCTTCCGCGGGTGAACACGATTACCGATGAACAGATGCACCAGCTGGAAAAGCGGTTTGGCATCAAGGCCCGGGAGGGCTACCTGGACTGA